The sequence below is a genomic window from Neochlamydia sp. AcF84.
TATCTAGCTTGATTGGTTTCATAGTCAACTTTGCAAGAAATTAAGAGCTTTATAATGATTTAGGCGTAAACAAATTATAGCGATTTGGGAGAAAAAACGCTCTCAAAATATGCTTAAGCATGAAATATCCTTTAAATCATGTCAAACTAGCTAGATAAGAAAGAAAAGTAAAATATTGGTAAGCATTTTTTACTTTTAGTTTAATAGCTTTTTAGATAAATCCATTAGCAAGATAGATTCATAAGGTTTTAGCGTATGTGTGGCATAACTTTTCTTTCAAAAAAAGCCATTGCTTGATCTTCAGGTACACGTACTTCCTCAGTAAAGCCCCTTTCTTTTTTCCACTTATCCATAAACACTCGAGGATTAGTTTGAAATTCTTTTGTTTCTAATTTGTTATGAATGTACTTCAATAATTTGTCCGGATCTCCATAGGCATTTCGAGGCTGCTGAGCAAAAATTTTAGCTTCAGTGATAAAGAGTTGAATATTTACATGACAATTCTTTAAGGGAGAAAATGGTGAGATAGGTTGAGGAAGATGTAGTGAAAAAAAAGTTTTCGCTGCCCGATTTTTGAGCTGCTGATCTTGCTTGGTTAGGCTTGGCTTTTTATTGATACGTCCATAAAGATAAGTGGCAGCATAAACAGCTGCATAACCTACAGGGATTGCTAAAATAAAATAGGAAAACATTTTTAGCAGGTTTAAAGCATTTAATTGCGTATAATTTTTTTGATAATTCCAGATTTCATGAAAGCCTTTAAAATAGCTTCTTACCAGCCCTTGTAATTCCATGCCGTTGTTCCTTACCTTTATAGCTTCTATCTTTCCTATAGTAAAAAGAATTTGATTAAATTCCCATCTCTATTATAAATTTCATTTTTTTATCCTTTTAAAACGTTGTCGATAAGAAATACAATAAATTTTAAATTACTGTTATAAGCTTTAATTTTTTAGATAATCGCTTCTCCTCTTTGACATCTGTAGGGGGAAAGGAATCAGGATCCCAGCTTTAAATTCCTCCTTATGCTTTCAATTAAACAGGGAAAGGGAACATTTAAAATAATTAGGGTAGCGTTCATATTTAAAGGAGGGATTAAATGGCTCAGAGGAGGTCAATTGATAGATAAGAAGTGCGAAGCTACCATAAGCTGTCCCCGCTAGCACCGTCTCGCCATACCCGCGAATGGTATTTAAGATACCATGGAAGAACTGGTGGATCCCACAGTTGGTCATATGCCTCCACTTTCTTTTATTCTTTTCATCAAAAACCATTCCTAGATAACCTGTTCCTGCCAGAATAGCTCCTGCCGTTGCCTGCACGTTACCTGCCACAACACGTACAATTCCACTATATATACCTATGACAGGGAGGCTTCCTAAAATATTAAATTGCTTCTCTATTTTAGTTAAAGTTTGAAGGTAATCCATTTTTCTACTTTTGTTTTGCAAAAATTAATAAACATTAAATGTTAATGCAATTATGTTAATTTTAGATAAAGAAAGATTTTCTAATAATTAAGTTGGAAATCTTACAGCATGAGGGGAAGTTTACGGGGTGTATTAACCGTGATTCTAGCTCCAAAATTGTGGAATAAATTTTTAGGAATTGATTAACGGGCAACGGTAACGCTTAAAAGAAATTTGCCATAGCAAAATGCTTTTTAATAAGCAGGAGGGGATGGTTTTTGTAGCGTTTAATCTAGCAAAAACTTATTTTTCCTCATTTAACCAGAACTTTTTGATCTTATGCAAGCTCTTTAAGGCAAACAGAGGCAGGGTAAATATGCTATCCTAATTTATGCAAAGTGTGAAGCCTTTAAAGAATTTTATTCATTCTTTTTGCTTCGTAAGAAAAGACGAGGCGGAAAAGATAATAAGCTTCTTTTCTTAGAAGAATAAAAAGAATAGCTTTGGCGTTTCATATTTATAGGTGATTAGATAAAAACGTGGTGGCAATTAATCTTAAGTATTTAATCATAAAAATTAAGAAGAAAATTGCTAGAAAGATAGGAAAATCCGCTAAGGTTTTTATAAAATATGAAAGATTTCTTTCAGTTTTTAAAATAAAGATCGTTAAATAAAGAGGAAAAAAGAGTAAGTTCTCTAGCAGAGAGTTAAGATAAATCTTTGAAAAACCATCTCTCTTCTAATAATGAGAGAATAAATTGCTATGAAACTTTAAGGAGCTTATATGATGCCGCCAACTTCTACTTCTAGCAGCAAGGTAAACCTCTGCGTAATAGGCTCGAATAATATAAAAGACGCGACATCAGGAAAATTGATGGCTCATGCTGTTGTTTTGTTTCCTTGTGGTCACACCTTTAATGAAGATACGGTGATCCAACGTTTAGCAGGCGATAAGCTTTGTCCTCTAGATGGAAAGCCTATTGAAGGGCATGCACCTAACCACACGGTGAGGCAACTTGCCGCCACAGCTAAGCTCCGTCCGCTAGAATCTTCTAGAGAGATTTATATTGAGCGCTTAATCAGTCTTTTGGAGGAACTTCAAATTCCAGAAAATCCGACTTTAAAGAAAATGGTTGAGCTTGGAGACAAAATTCACGCTCTTTCTCCTCTTTCTATTCCCTCTCTTTACGGCGCGATAGCTCATCTTCATTTTCCTGATAGGGAGGGGGATGTGGCAGAACAGGTTCGTAGCTTGGATCAAATTTATCGGATTGAATCCAATCTTTCCGTTGAAGAAAAGGTGTCTTGCATTTTTCAAAGGCTTTTTAATTTAGCGACTTCTTATTCTCCAATGGAAAGAACATCCAAGAATAGCAAGGATTTTACTCTTTCTAATTATTCCTCCTATCTACTAAATATTAGCCGCCTATGGCTTTGGGGCCGCCTACCGGGAGGAAAGGAGTACTTAAACCAGGCAGAAATTAAAGCATTACCTTTAAAGATAAAAGGAGAGCTGCTAGCACAATGGATTAAAGAGCATGATGAAGATATTAGTTGTTTATATTTAGATATCCCATTAAAAATTTTAGAGGAGCCGAATTTAGATTTACAGTTAGAGATTACAATTTTGCCGCCTGAGATTGGGCAACTTTCTCAGCTGGAAAGGCTTTTTATATGCCATAGACAGCTAACCGCGCTTTCTGCCGAGATTGGGCAGCTTTCTCAGCTGGAACAGCTTAATCTAAGCTGGAACCAGCTTGCCTCTCTTCCTGCTGAAATTGGACAGCTTTCTCAACTGAAAAAGCTTTGTTTACACAGCAATAAGCTAACCATGCTCCCTACCGAAATTGGACAACTTTCTAAGCTGGAAAAGCTTGAATTAAGCAATAACCAGCTTGTTTTTCTTCCTGCCGAAATTGGGCAGCTTTCTAAGTTGGAACAGCTTGACTTAAGCCGTAACCAGCTTGTTTTTCTTCCTGCAAAGATAGGACAGCTTTCTCAGCTGGAACAGCTCGACCTAAGCTACAACAAGCTAACAGTGCTTCCTACCGGGATTGGAAAACTTTCTCAGCTGAAACACCTTGACTTAATAGATAACCATCTAAACGCTTTACCTGCTGAAATTGGGCAGCTTTCTCAGCTGGAAAAGCTTGACTTAATAGACAACCATCTAAATGCGTTACCTATGGAAATTGGGCAGCTTTCCCAGCTAACAAGGCTTTGGTTAAGCGACAACCAGCTCACTGCGCTTCCTGCGGAAATTGGACAGCTTCATTCTTTAACAGAGCTTTACTTAGTCAATAACCAGCTAGCTACCCTCCCTTCAGAGTTTGGACAGCTTGATGAGCTGCGGCTACTTTACTTGAATAAGAATCGGCTAACCTCTCTGCCTTTAACGATTGGACAGCTTGATTCCTTGCAAGAGCTTTACTTAGATAGCAACCGGCTAGCGAATATCCCAGGAACCATCGGGCAGCTTCTTGATCTTGATAAACTTCACTTAAGCAACAACCGGCTAACCTCTCTACCTAATGGCCTCGGGCGGCTTTCTTCTTTGCGAGAGCTTTACTTAGACAACAACAAGTTAACTACTTTTCCTAGATTACTTCAACAGCTTCCTGGTCATTGTGAAGTTGATGTAAGGGGCAACCCTTTTCTAGAAAATATTTATAAAAGTAAAATCGTGTGATGTTGAATTAGTAGATTAAAGATATTGTTAGATCGAGAGGTAAGGCGCCCTAAAGCATTTTTTTTTGCAACTTAAGTAACTTAGGTTTTGAAGCAGCATTTAACAAAACAACATTTAGCTCTCTTTAATTCAAAAAAATTTGTTTTCTTTAGTTTCTTCTAGCAAAAATTAGGCTAAGAAGTAAATCTTTTCTAAACATGTAGAGGTCCTTATTTATTCAAATTTTTATCTGTTTTTTTGCTAGCCGAGAGAATAATTTAATTAAGGAAGTCGAAAATTTTTGAATAGAAAATCTACATGGTCGCCTTTTTAAGGATGTTTACCCTAAAGGTTCACATCCGAATTAATTTACAAATTTCTTAACGTAAGTTTTTCTTATTTAGTTTAAATTATACACTTTGAAAAAACTTAGCCTGCATAACCAATCCTCTGAAACATCTCTCTCTACTTGGTCCGAGGGGTTTTTATGAAGTATGGGGCCGCATAATGAGTTTCTTAAAAGCGTATTATTTCTTAAGTCTATTCATTCACTCTATCGATTCCATCTGCCCATAAAAGCCAAACATTTAACTTGCTTTTGATGCTAATAATTTATTTGCCACTGCTATCTATTGTAGTCGCTACTGCTCCAGCTATCCCAGCTAAAAGCTCAAAAATAGAAGATGACTGAATTAAAGCAAATGATAGAGGCTTTTGTAAATAATCATTAGCTATTATTTAGCATAAAAATTTTAAGCAACCTTTTTATATAATTCTTGTTTAAAAAGGGATCTATTTGAGATGGTTAAAGAAAAGTTAGAGAGAGGATTCATTAAAAAATGAAAGAGATTACCCTAATTTTTCCCCATCAGCTTTTTGAAAAACATCCTGCCTTAGATAAAACGCGCCCTGTTTGCTTAGCTGAAGAATTTCTTTTTTTTAAGGTACAAAAATTTCACAAGCAGAAACTTGTGCTTTTGCGAGCAGCTATGAAAGCTTATGCCGATTGGTTAGAAAAGCAAGGATATTCTGTTTTCTATATTGACTCCACCTCCTTAAATAAGCGAGGAGACCTTTTTGAAATTTTAGCACAGAAAGAATATGACCAGGTTCATTTAGCGAATTTAACGGATGATTGGCTTTCCCAGGATCTTACTAAAGCTGCTAGAAAAAATCATTGGAAACTCTGCTTTTATGAGTCTCCAATGTTTTTGTGTACTGAAAAAGAGCTTCAGCTTTTCTTTAAAGGAAAGACCCACTATTCAATGGCTCCTTTTTACATTTATCAGCGTAAGAAACTTAATATTTTGATGGAAGGAGACTCTCCTGTAGGGGGTAAATATAGCTTTGACAAAGAAAACAGAGAACGTTTACCTAAAGGAATTGTTATTCCTCCCCTTGTTGCGCCTAAACAAAATCGCTGGGTTAAAGAAGCAGTTGAGTATGTAGAAAAGGAATTTCCTAAAGCCTATGGCAAGTCTACCCCCTTTTCCTATGCCGTCACTTTCAGCGAGGCTAAAGAAGTTCTTTCTGATTTTGTTGAGCATAGACTTCAGCTATTTGGTACCTATGAAGACGCCATACATGCCACAGAGGCAGTAATTTTTCATAGTGGTCTATCACCTTTATTAAATATTGGATTGCTGACTCCTCAAGAAGTAGTTGAAAAGGCTCTTTCTGCTCACACAAACCTTAATATTCCTTTAAATTCTTTAGAAGGCTTTCTTCGGCAGATTATAGGGTGGCGCGAGTTTATTAGAGCTTGCTATCTCTTAAAAGGAAGAAAAGAAAGATGTTCTAATTTTTTTAAGCATACTGCTCCTTTACCTAAAGGATTTTGGGATGGAACTACAGGAATTTTACCTATTGATAATGTAATTAAGCGCTTATTGCAGACCGGTTATTGCCATCATATCGAACGCCTCATGATTTTAGGGAATTTTCTACTGCTAGTAGAAACGGATCCCAATGCTGTTTATGAATGGTTTATGGGCTATTTTGTTGATGCTTACGACTGGGTGATGGTACCTAATGTTTATGGAATGAGCCAATATGCTGATAAAGGATTGATGAGCACAAAACCTTACATATCAGGAGCTAACTATCTGCTTAAAATGAGTGCTTACAACAAAGAAGAGTGGGTAGATAAATGGGATGGCCTTTTTTGGCGCTTTCTTGCAAAACATCAAGCTTTCTTTGAAAAAAATCCTAGAACAAAGATGCTTCTTAAATTGCTACAAAAAAATGCTAATACTATTCATCCAAAAATAGCCTTAGCAGAAACATGGCTGATGCAACAGCGTTAACTTCCATATTGAAGAGCAAGAAATTGCAGATAAATAATCTATAATCTTGACTAAGGAAGCAATAGGGGTAAAGAAATTTAATTCAGCTATAACCTCAAGAGTTGATGCAGCTTTTACTTTGACAGTCTATTCTCAACAGCTTCTAAGGTTTTCCTAAATTATCTTATACGCTTTAAAAACTAATACCTTGCTCTAAAGTAAACTAAGCTATGTACGCCCTTTTTAACTGAATCGGCTTATAAAATATAATGTAAGCCAGCTTAGGTTCCTACTAGAAAAGATCTCCAAGCGGCATCTACCAAAGTTACTATTAAAAGCCCATCTTTTAAGGTGGCTTGATTAGGGGTCGTAGGTGGCATAGGTAGCAAATCCAAATAGCATGCCTGTTAAGAAGGTGTTTAAATAGCTAGTTTTTTGGTGCAATGAAGGTAGAATAACCAAGAGAGATAAACATGCGGCGTAGATAAAAAAACTGGTGGGTAATATTATAGGCGAATCATCCATAAGATGACCAATATTGTGGCGATAAAAGCTCTTCCTCTTCAACCTAGCCACACAACAAAAATAGGCTGGATAGAACCGAGATTAATTCCAATGTGCATGACCTTAAAATTTTTTGTAAATGCTTGATTTATTCAATTATTAATCCCTTAATATCCTTGGCGTAGCCCTATCTATTTTTACTTAATGGATTTTCACTACTACCACCGTGATA
It includes:
- a CDS encoding leucine-rich repeat domain-containing protein, which gives rise to MMPPTSTSSSKVNLCVIGSNNIKDATSGKLMAHAVVLFPCGHTFNEDTVIQRLAGDKLCPLDGKPIEGHAPNHTVRQLAATAKLRPLESSREIYIERLISLLEELQIPENPTLKKMVELGDKIHALSPLSIPSLYGAIAHLHFPDREGDVAEQVRSLDQIYRIESNLSVEEKVSCIFQRLFNLATSYSPMERTSKNSKDFTLSNYSSYLLNISRLWLWGRLPGGKEYLNQAEIKALPLKIKGELLAQWIKEHDEDISCLYLDIPLKILEEPNLDLQLEITILPPEIGQLSQLERLFICHRQLTALSAEIGQLSQLEQLNLSWNQLASLPAEIGQLSQLKKLCLHSNKLTMLPTEIGQLSKLEKLELSNNQLVFLPAEIGQLSKLEQLDLSRNQLVFLPAKIGQLSQLEQLDLSYNKLTVLPTGIGKLSQLKHLDLIDNHLNALPAEIGQLSQLEKLDLIDNHLNALPMEIGQLSQLTRLWLSDNQLTALPAEIGQLHSLTELYLVNNQLATLPSEFGQLDELRLLYLNKNRLTSLPLTIGQLDSLQELYLDSNRLANIPGTIGQLLDLDKLHLSNNRLTSLPNGLGRLSSLRELYLDNNKLTTFPRLLQQLPGHCEVDVRGNPFLENIYKSKIV
- a CDS encoding cryptochrome/photolyase family protein; the encoded protein is MKEITLIFPHQLFEKHPALDKTRPVCLAEEFLFFKVQKFHKQKLVLLRAAMKAYADWLEKQGYSVFYIDSTSLNKRGDLFEILAQKEYDQVHLANLTDDWLSQDLTKAARKNHWKLCFYESPMFLCTEKELQLFFKGKTHYSMAPFYIYQRKKLNILMEGDSPVGGKYSFDKENRERLPKGIVIPPLVAPKQNRWVKEAVEYVEKEFPKAYGKSTPFSYAVTFSEAKEVLSDFVEHRLQLFGTYEDAIHATEAVIFHSGLSPLLNIGLLTPQEVVEKALSAHTNLNIPLNSLEGFLRQIIGWREFIRACYLLKGRKERCSNFFKHTAPLPKGFWDGTTGILPIDNVIKRLLQTGYCHHIERLMILGNFLLLVETDPNAVYEWFMGYFVDAYDWVMVPNVYGMSQYADKGLMSTKPYISGANYLLKMSAYNKEEWVDKWDGLFWRFLAKHQAFFEKNPRTKMLLKLLQKNANTIHPKIALAETWLMQQR